In one window of Sphingomonas glaciei DNA:
- a CDS encoding response regulator, which translates to MADPRLRILLVEDEPMIAFALEDMVIDLGFEVVGPAFRLADALVLAGSEQFDVAVLDVNLNEQRSFPVADLLKDRGIPFLFATGYAEGGVGWTEETVVIAKPYSRSQLSRALDQLLEL; encoded by the coding sequence ATGGCTGACCCGCGCCTGCGCATCCTGCTGGTCGAGGACGAGCCGATGATCGCCTTCGCGCTCGAGGACATGGTGATCGACCTGGGGTTCGAAGTCGTCGGTCCGGCATTCCGGCTGGCCGACGCGCTCGTTCTCGCCGGCTCGGAGCAGTTCGATGTCGCGGTGCTCGACGTCAATCTGAACGAGCAGCGCAGCTTCCCCGTCGCCGACCTGCTCAAGGACCGCGGCATCCCCTTCCTGTTTGCCACCGGCTATGCCGAAGGAGGCGTCGGCTGGACCGAGGAAACGGTCGTCATCGCCAAGCCCTACAGCCGCAGCCAGTTGTCGCGCGCGCTCGACCAGTTGCTCGAGCTCTGA
- a CDS encoding ABC1 kinase family protein — protein MSGDESRAVPRGRLARAGQFGRLAGGVAGGMLAEGARRLAAGERPSGRDLLLTPANLTRLADRLAHLRGAAMKLGQMISLDSGDFLPPELSDILARLRSNAFHMPPQQLSKVLDAEWGKDWRRRFKRFQAHPIAAASIGQVHRAETHDGRTLAIKVQYPGVAESIDADVDNVAALLRVSGLLPAELDIGPLLAEAKAQLAREADYVREGAQLQRYGKLLADAPEFVVPTLDPAFTTARVLAMSFVDSRPIEALDDAPHHARDLAMTRIVGLVLRELFEFGVMQTDPNYANYRLLDDGRIALLDFGAAQDVPVPISQGYRTLLAAALAGDAPAVARGAVAAGFIGQAVADRHGNALDRMVAVVLAELDKPGPFDFGDRAFLGVLREEGLAIAADKASWHLPPADLLFVQRKISGTALLGARFKARVDVRALVADALTPRSEAA, from the coding sequence GTGAGTGGCGATGAAAGCCGCGCCGTCCCGCGCGGCCGCCTTGCCCGCGCCGGCCAATTCGGACGCCTCGCCGGGGGAGTCGCCGGCGGCATGCTGGCGGAAGGCGCGCGGCGGCTTGCGGCGGGCGAACGGCCGAGCGGTCGCGACCTGCTACTGACCCCGGCCAACCTTACCCGTTTGGCCGACCGGCTCGCCCACCTGCGCGGCGCTGCGATGAAGCTCGGCCAGATGATCAGCCTCGACAGCGGCGACTTCCTCCCGCCCGAACTCAGCGACATCCTCGCCCGGCTGCGCAGCAACGCCTTCCACATGCCGCCCCAGCAATTGTCGAAGGTGCTGGACGCCGAATGGGGCAAGGACTGGCGCCGCCGGTTCAAGCGCTTCCAGGCCCATCCGATCGCCGCCGCCTCGATCGGCCAGGTCCACCGCGCCGAGACCCACGACGGCCGCACCCTCGCGATCAAGGTACAATATCCCGGTGTCGCCGAAAGCATCGACGCCGACGTCGACAACGTGGCCGCGCTGCTGCGGGTGTCGGGGCTGCTTCCGGCCGAACTCGACATCGGCCCGCTGCTTGCCGAGGCCAAGGCGCAGCTGGCGCGCGAAGCCGACTATGTCCGCGAAGGTGCGCAACTGCAGCGGTATGGCAAGCTGCTGGCCGACGCGCCCGAATTCGTGGTGCCGACCCTCGATCCCGCCTTCACCACCGCCCGCGTCCTGGCGATGAGTTTCGTCGACAGCCGCCCGATCGAGGCGCTCGACGATGCACCGCATCACGCGCGCGACCTGGCGATGACCCGCATCGTCGGCCTGGTCCTGCGCGAACTGTTCGAGTTCGGCGTGATGCAGACCGACCCCAATTACGCCAACTACCGGCTGCTCGACGACGGGCGGATCGCGCTGCTCGACTTCGGCGCGGCGCAGGACGTGCCGGTCCCCATCAGCCAAGGCTATCGCACGTTGCTGGCCGCCGCCCTGGCGGGCGATGCACCGGCGGTCGCGCGCGGCGCGGTGGCGGCGGGCTTCATCGGCCAGGCCGTCGCAGACCGCCACGGCAACGCGCTCGACCGGATGGTGGCGGTGGTGCTGGCAGAGCTCGACAAGCCCGGTCCGTTCGACTTCGGCGACCGCGCTTTCCTCGGCGTCCTGCGCGAGGAAGGGCTGGCCATCGCCGCCGACAAGGCAAGCTGGCACCTGCCTCCCGCCGACCTGCTGTTCGTCCAGCGCAAGATCAGCGGCACCGCCCTGCTCGGCGCCCGGTTCAAGGCCCGGGTCGATGTCCGCGCGCTGGTGGCCGACGCCCTGACCCCGAGGAGCGAGGCGGCCTAG
- a CDS encoding DCC1-like thiol-disulfide oxidoreductase family protein → MVTVWFDGGCPLCRREIALMQRLDRRARIRFVDVSDGAASDCPTNRSALLARFHAREGDRLLSGAAAFAAMWRAIPVLRPLGEAARFPPLLALLELAYRGFLRVRPALQRRMAG, encoded by the coding sequence ATGGTGACGGTGTGGTTCGATGGCGGATGTCCGCTTTGCCGGCGCGAGATCGCGCTGATGCAGCGGCTCGACCGCCGCGCGCGCATCCGGTTCGTCGATGTGTCCGACGGCGCGGCCAGCGACTGCCCGACCAACCGGTCTGCCCTGCTCGCCCGCTTCCACGCCCGCGAGGGCGACCGGCTGCTGAGCGGGGCCGCCGCCTTTGCCGCCATGTGGCGCGCCATCCCGGTCCTCCGGCCGCTGGGCGAAGCGGCACGCTTTCCCCCGCTGCTGGCTTTGCTCGAACTCGCCTATCGCGGTTTCCTCAGGGTTCGCCCGGCCCTCCAGCGGCGGATGGCAGGGTGA